A region of the Kaistia geumhonensis genome:
TGCTCTCGGCCCGCTGGCACATGCTGGGCGCGCTGGAGGCGCTGGTCGGCGTCATGATGGCGGGCCTCACCGTCGCCTTCCTCTTCCTGACGATGCAGCAGGTCATGCGCCGGACCGATTGACCTCCGGTTCACCAGCCTGTGCGATGTCTGATAGCGTTTTCGTCTGCAAGAGGCCGCGATTCGCCGCCTTTCTCGCCAGGGAGCCTGCACATGAACGCCAAAACTCTCGCCCTTGCCGCGCTCGTCGCCGGCCTGCCGCTCGCCACGCCCGCTTTTGCCCAGCAGGCGGCGGTCGGCAAGCTCGAATGCGATGTCTCGTCGGGCGTCGGCTTCTTCGTCGTCGAGAAGCAGACGATGAAATGCGTGTTCACGCCGCAGAACGGCGGCCCGCTCGACTACTACACGGGCAAGATCGCCGAATACGGCGTCGCTCTCGGCGAGGTGAAGAAGGGCGTCCTGATCTGGGGTGTCATCACCGCGACCAACACGGTTCCGAGCGCCGGGACGCTGGCCGGCACCTTCGCCGGCGCCGGCGCGGACGTCGCCTTCGTCAAGGGCCTCGGTGCCAATGTTCTGGTCGGCGGCGGCGACAGCTCGATCGCCCTGCAGCCGGTCAGCGTGGAAGGCGAGACGGGCTTCAACCTCGCCGCCGGCGTTACGACGGTCACGCTCGAGGTTGCTCCCGCCCCCGCGCAGTAGGGCGGAGACAGGCTTTCCGCTCAGATGCCGCCCGAGGGGGCGGCATCGTCCGGGGCGACGCGCGCGCGGCCCATGCGCGGGATCGAGTCGCGGAGCTGGGAGACGCGCTGGCCCTCCTCGTAGACGGCGCGCGAGGCATCCCGCCAGTCCAGCAGCAGGCGCCGGTTTTCCGGCGTATCCTCGACGAGCCGCTGCAGGCTGACCTTCTCGCGCCGTTCGCTGCGCGGATCCTCGACCTTGTTGATCACCCAGACATGCTCGCCGTCGCGATCGGCGCGCACAACCAGAACGGGTGTGATGGAGAAGCCCGAGTGATCGAGCAGGAAGGCGGGAATGTTCAGTTGCCGCGATGCGCCGTCGATCTGGTCAATTTCGCTGCGCATTCGAGAGAGTGATGCGGCCGATATGCCAAGCTGCGGGCAACGCCAAAGGTTGTCTGCCTCGCCATAGACGATCTGGTAGCCGCTGTGCTCTGTGGTGATCGACATCCGCTTCGCTTGCGTTGCTGCGCGGATTTGACATTAGCGCGCGAAGTCCCTCGCAATCCATACCTTTCGCGTCAAAGATGCAATGCATGAGGGGCGATACAGCGATGCGGGATGTGCAGGGCGGCGGATCTGAAGCCTCGGGCGAACCGGCGGGCGGCAAAGGCAGCCTGTTCGCGATCGGGATTCTCGCTCCGCTGGCGGGTGCGCTGGCCGGCGCGCTCGGCGCGGGGTTCCGCTACGCCCTCGATCGCGCGGAGACACTGCGCGGCGACGTCGTCTCGGCGGCGCAGGGGTTTCCGATCGTCGGCTTCCTCGCCGTCGTCGTGCTCGCGGCGGCCTCTGCCGGCATCGCAGCCTGGCTGGTGCGGCGTTTCGCGCGCGAGGCGTCGGGCAGCGGCATCCCCCATGTCGAGGCCGTGCTGGCGGGTGAGGCGAAGCAGGCCACGTTCCGTCTCATCCCGGTCAAGTTCGTCGGCGGCACGCTCGCCATCGGCGGCGGTCTCGCCCTCGGCCGCGAGGGTCCCAGCGTCCAGATGGGCGCGACGCTCGCCCATCTCGTCGGCAAGTGGTTCCGCTGCGACTGGGACGATTGCCGCATGCTGCTCGCCGCCGGTGCCGGCGCCGGTCTCGCCACCGCCTTCAACGCGCCGATCGCCGGCGCCATCTTCGTCCTCGAGGAACTGGTTCGCCGTTTCGAGACGCGGATCGCCATCGCGGCGCTCGGCGCCTCGGCAACGGCGATCGCGGTGGCGCGCGCCATCCTCGGCGACAGCCTCGACTTCACGGTGGCGCCGATCGCGGCGCCAGGCATCGCCGGCCTGCCCGCCTATGTGCTGTTCGGAGCCGTCGCGGGTCTCGTCGCCATCGCCTACAACCGCAGCATCCTCGGCGCGATGGACGTCTTTGAACGGATCACGGTGCTCCCGGCCACCTTCAAGGCGATGCTGGTCGGTGCCGCGGTGGGTGCCATCGCCTTCGTCGTCCCGTCGCTGGTGGGCGGTGGCGATCCGCTGACCGAGCAGGCGCTCGCCGGCAACGGGACGCTGCAGCTGCTGGCGCTCTATTTCGCCATCCGCTTCGTCCTCGGCGCGGTGTCCTATGCCGCCGGGACACCCGGCGGGCTCTTCGCGCCGATCCTCGTTCTCGGGGCCGAGATGGGCCTCGGCTTCGGCCTCCTGGCGTCGCGCCTGCTGCCGGCGCTCGGGCTCGACCCGCGCGGCTTCGCGCTGGTCGGCATGTCGGCCTTCTTTGCCGGTGTGGTGCGGGCGCCGCTCACCGGCCTCGTGCTCGCCGTCGAGATGACGGCCAACACGGCCCTTCTGGTGCCGATGCTGGCGGCGACCTTCGCGGCCATGCTGGTGCCGACCCTCGCCGGCGATCCGCCGATCTACGACACGCTGCGCGAGCGGGCGGCGAGGAAATCGGGCTGAGGCGCCTCAGTGCGCCTCGTCCCAGTTGTCGGCGGCGCGGGCGTCGACCTTGAGCGGGACATGCAGCGCCACGGCCGGTTCCGGGGCCTTCTCCATGATCTGGGTGACCAGCGGCACCGTCGCGTCGACCTCGTCCTCGGGCACCTCGAAGATCAGCTCGTCATGCACCTGCAACAGCATGCGGGCATTGAGCCGCGCCGCCTCCAGCGCCGGCGCGACGCGGATCATGGCGCGGCGGATGATGTCGGCAGCCGTTCCCTGAAGCCTTGCATTGATCGAGGCGCGCTCGTTGAAGGCGCGGACCGACGGGTTCTTCGAATTGATCTCGGGGTAGTGGCAGCGGCGGCCGAACAGCGTGGTGACGAAGCCGTGCTCGCGGCAGAAGCGCCGCGTCTCGTCCATATAGGCGCGGATGCCGGGGAAGCGCTCGAAATAGCGCTTGATATAGGCGCCCGCTTCCTCGCGGCCGATGCCGAGTTGGTTGGCGAGGCCGAAGGCCGAGATGCCGTAGATGATGCCGAAATTGATCGCCTTGGCGCGCCGCCGAACCTCCGACGGCATGCCTTCCACCGGCACGCCGAACATCTCGGACGCGGTGAGCGCATGGATGTCGAGGCCGTCGCGGAAAGCCTGGCGCAGCGCCGGGATGTCGGCGATCTCGGCGAGCAGCCGCAGTTCGATCTGCGAATAGTCGGCCGAAACGAGCTTCGTGCCCGGCGCGGCGACGAAGGCGCGGCGGATCTTGCGGCCGGCCTCGGTGCGGACGGGAATGTTCTGCAGGTTGGGCTCCGACGACGACAGGCGTCCGGTCGTCGTCGCCGCCAGCGCGTAGGAGGTGTGGACGCGGTCCGTCTCCGGATGCTGGTAGGAGGGGAGGGCGTCGGTATAGGTCGAGCGCAGCTTGGTCAGCTGGCGCCATTCCAGGATCCGCTGCGGCAGCTCGTAGCCCTGCTCGGCGAGTTCCTCGAGGATGCTGGCCCCAGTTGCCCAGGCGCCGGTCGCCGTCTTAGTCGCGCCGGGCAGGCCCATGACGCCGAACAGGATATCGCCGAGCTGCTTCGGCGATCCGATGTTGAAGGGCTGGCCGGCCAGCTTGTGGATCTCGTCCTCGAGCCCCGCCGCGGCCTGCGCGAAGTCGCCCGAAAGGCGCGAGAGCATGCCGCGGTCGATCGAGATGCCGCGCCGCTCCATGGCCGAGAGGACCGGGATCATCGGCCGCTCCAGCGTCTCGTAGACGTTCGCCATGCCCTCGGCGGCAAGGCGTGGCTTCAGCACCTGCCACAGGCGCAGCGTCACGTCGGCGTCCTCGGCGGCATAGGCCGTGGCGCGGTCGATCGCCACGCGGTCGAAGGTAATGCGCGCCTTGCCCTTGCCGGTCACGTCGTCGAAGGTGATCGGCGTATGGCCGAGCCACTTCTCCGAGAGCGGGTCCATGCCGTGCGGCCCGCGGCCGGCATCGAGCACGTAGGAGATCAGCATCGTGTCGTCATAGGGCGCGATCTCGATGCCGTAGCGGGCGAGGATCAGCCAGTCATATTTGAGGTTCTGCGCCACCTTGAGGACCGCGCGGTCCTCGAGCATCGGCTTAAGCGCGTCGAGCGCCGCCCGAAGCGGGATCTGCCCTTCGAGAATGCCTTCGTTGAAGAGACCGTCGCCGGCGCCGCGATGGGCGAGCGGGATGTAGCAGGCCTCGCCGGGCCCGACGGCCAGCGAGACGCCCACGAGCTCGGCCTGCATCGGATCGAGCGAGGTCGTCTCCGTGTCGACGGCGACGACGCCCCGTTCGCTCGCGCGCCGGACCCAGCCGACGAGCTGCTCGAGGCTGGTCACGGTCTCGTAGGTAGAGCGGTCGACGGGTGACGCACGGGCCGCGTCGGCGCGGGCGGCGGCGAGCGCCGAGGGCGTGAGCCCAGCCACGGTCTCGGCGAGCGCCACGGAGGCCGCCGCCAGGCTTCCCTCAGGCAAGGGTTCGCCGCCCGGCGAAGAGCCGGCCTCGGCCTCGCCGGTCCGCGCGGAAGCGGCGGCGAGGGCGAAATCGGGATCGACCTTCGACTGTTCGACGCCGGTCGCCGCGGCGACGCGGCCGGTCAGCGTCGAGAACTCCATCGCCTTGAGGAAGCGGATGAGCCGCGCCCCGTCCACCGCGCGCACGACCAGCTGGTCGATCGGCACCGTCAGCGGCACGGCGGTGTCGAGCGTCACCAGCCGCATCGAGATGCGGGCCTGCTCGGCATTGGCGATCAGCGCCTCGCGCCGCTTCGGCTGCTTGATCTCGCCCGCCGCGGCGAGCAGGCTTTCCAGGTCGCCATAGGTCTCGATCAGCTGCGCGGCGGTCTTGATGCCGATGCCGGGAACGCCGGGCACGTTGTCGATGCTGTCGCCGGCGAGCGACTGGACGTCGACGACCTTCTCGGGCGGCACGCCGAACTTCTCGATCACCTCGTCGCGGCCGATCGTCTTGCCCTTCATGGTGTCGAGCATCACGACGCCGGGCCGGATCAGCTGCATCAGGTCCTTGTCGGACGAAACGATCGTGACGTCGGCGCCGGCCGCGACGGCCTGGTCCGCATAAGTGGCGATGAGATCGTCGGCCTCGAAGCCTTCCTGCTCGACGCAGGCGACGTTGAAGGCCTGCACCGCGTGGCGAATCAGCGAGAACTGCGGCCGCAGGTCCTCCGGCGGATCGGGCCGCTGCGCCTTGTAGAGTGGGTAGATCGCATTGCGGAAGGTTGTGGCGGAGTGGTCGAGGACGACCGCAAGATGCGTCGGGCGGACGCCGACCTCGTTGGCTTCCTTCAGAAGCTTCCAAAGCATGTTGCAGAAGCCGGAAACCGCACCGACAGGCAGGCCGTCGGACTTGCGCGTCAGCGGCGGCAGCGCATGATAGGCGCGGAAGATGTATGACGATCCGTCCACGAGGAAGACGTGATCGCCGGCGGCGACGGGGCGCTGCAAAGTGCCGGCGGAGGGAGGCGTGGGTGTCTCGGACATGGCCGGGACTATGCCTCTCGCGGCCGGCTTTGGCTATATGATGCGAGAGGCGGGCGCCCGCAGGGGCGGCGGCCTCCCGAGGGGGAGACGATCGCAGGACATGGCCGCACGAGCCGGTCCTGGGAAAACGATGTCGACCTCGACGGAGTCTGCATGCGCCCGAAGCGGCCGGTCCCCGGCATCCCCGATGTCCTGATTCGCTTCGGGGCGAGCGCCCGGCTCATTCAGCAGGCCTTCGTCATCGCCATCGCCGGGCTCGCCGCCTTCGCGCTCGCCTGCCTGCTGCCGGTCGGGGGAGATCGCATCTCCGTCCCGTTCACGGCGGCGCTGGCCGTCGTCGGCGTCCTGTTGTGGCTCGGCCATCTCGTCGCCTTCGCCAATCGTGTCGCTGGCGCGGCGCCCGAGGCCGGCGGACCGTCCGCCGGCCGGCTGGCCCGCGCAGGCCGGATCGCGGGCATCGTCGCGCTCGCGGCGACCGGCGCGCCGGTGCCCGAGCCGCCGGATCCTGCCGCCGGGAGCGATGACCCGGCGCCGAAATGAGCTAGCGTGCTCGCATGGCCGATTCGACGTCACCCAAACCGCCTGCCACGCCGCCTTTCGCCGCCGCGCTGCCGCTCGCGGCGTTGTTCGGAGGGCTCTTTCTCGTCTGGTGCCTCTCCGTCGTCTGGATGCGCACCCTGCCGCCCGGCGATCAGTGGGCGCGCCAGCTCTGGCCGATCCTGCTGTGGATCGGCGCCATCGCGCTCTACATCGTCTGGCAGAGGCCGCCGCAGCCGGCCCGCTGGCTCGGCCTTCTTCCGATCGATCCGCCGCGCGTCGCCATCACACTCGCCGCCTTCGTCGGCGTCTTCGCCTGGCACGCGATCCGCATCCAGGTCGGCCGGCCCGCGAGCGGCCTGCTCTACGAGCTTCCGCCGGAAATCCATATCTGGATCGTCGCCGGCGTCGTGGTGAACGCGCTGCTCTTCCACGGCGTCCTGCAGACCCGGCTGACGGAACTCGCCGGATCGCGCCTCGCCATCGGGGTCACCGGCATCGCCGTGACCCTCTTCCGGGTACCCAGCTTCTTCATCGGCGGCGGCTTTGGCGTCGAGCCCGGCATGCTCGTCATCATCTTCTTCATCGCCCTGATCGCCGCCATTTTGCGTGACCGCAGCCGAAGCCTCTGGCCGGCCATGGCGCTGGCTGCCGGCAACGCCTTCGGCACGCTGCTTTAGGCTTAAGCCGCGGTTAAGGATCGCGGGCCACATGATCGGCGGATGCCCGACGCGCCGCCTCTCGTCTTCGCCGCCCCTGACACGCTCGAGCGGATCGATGCGTGGGAGGAACATCTGCGCGGCGAGCGGCGGCTGTCGGGAAAGACGCTGGAAGCCTATGGCCGCGACCTGCGGCAGTTCCTTTCCTTCGTGACGCTGCATATCGGCAATCCGCCGGGGATTGCCGATCTCGCCGATCTGCGCATGGCCGATATCCGCGGCTTCATGGCCAGCCGGCGGCGCGAGGGGGCCGGCGCGCGGACGCTGGCGCGCGGTCTTGCCGGAATCCGGTCCTTCATCGCCTTTCTGGAACGCGACGGCCTCGCCAACGGCGCCGCCTTCCGCGCCATGCGCACCCCGCGCCAGCCGAAGACGCTGCCGAAGCCGCTCACCGCCGACCAGGCGGTGCGGGTCACCGAGGCCGATGAGCAGCTCGACGAGACGCCCTGGGTCGCGGCGCGCAACGCGGCGGTGCTGGCGCTCTGTTATGGCTCGGGGCTGCGCATCTCGGAAGCGCTCGGCATCCGCCGGGCCGATGCGCCGCTCGCCGGAGAGGGCGTGCTGCGCGTCACCGGCAAGGGCGGCAAGACGCGGCTCGTGCCGGTGCTGCCGGTCGTCGCCGAGGCGATCGCCACCTATCTGCGGCTCTCGCCCTTCGCGCCAAAGGCTGACGGGCCGCTCTTCCTCGGGGTGCGCGGCGGGCCCCTTTCGCCGCGCATCATCCAGCTGGCGATGGCCCGCATGCGCGGCGCGCTCGGGCTCCCCGACAGCGCGACGCCGCATGCGCTGCGCCATTCCTTCGCGACGCATCTTCTCGCGGGCGGCGGCGATCTGCGTGCCATCCAGGAGCTGCTCGGCCATGCCAGCCTCTCCACGACGCAGATCTATACCGGCGTCGACACCGAGCGTCTCCTCGCGGTCTTCGAGGAGACGCATCCCCGCGCACGGCGCTGACCGTCCTCAGAGCGGCCGCAGCGTGAAGACGGCGGTGTCGATGACGAAGCTGCCGTCATCCGCCACCTCGAAATAGCGCCGGACATCGTCGGAGACGGCCGCCTGCAGGGCGCGGATCGCGTCGGCGAGCACCGGCGGCGTGCGCATGCGGGCGATCCAGGCGGCATAATCGAGCGGCAGGCGCCGGCGGGTCAGCGCCGTCGTGCTGAACCCGGCCTCGGCGGCGAAGCTCACCCATTCCGCGCTGGAATAGTCGCGGACGTGGGAGGGGTCGCGCAGCATCTCGAAGGTCTGCAGGAAGGTGTCGAACACCGGCTGCTCCGGCGCCACGACATCGGCGAATCCGGCGACGCCGCCCTTCTTCAGCACGCGCCGCGCCTCGCGCAACCCGGCCCGGACATCCTGCCAGTGATGGGCGGTGAAGCGGCAGAGCACGACGTCGAAGCTCTCGTCGGCAAAGGGCAGCCGCTCGGCGGGGCCCTGCGCCGTCTCGATATTGGCGAGCCCGCGGGCCGCCGCCTCGCGCCTTACCGCGGCCAGCATGTCGCCCGAGAGGTCGTAGGCGGTCACCGCGCCGGCGCTTGCCGCCGCGGCATAGGAGACATGACCGCCGCCGCAGCCGAGGTCGAGGACGCGCGCTCCCGGCTGGACCAGCGCCGCGAGCTCGGCGATGTCGCCGCCTTCGGCGTGGACGCGGCTCGCGACATAGGCGTCCGCCTGGCTGCCGAACTGCCGCGCGGCCAGCTCGGCCTGGCTCGTGGACTGGCTCGCCGCCTGGCGCGCCGGCGGCACGGCTGCTTGGGTCTTCTCGGTCATGATGGTCGGTTCCGTGGTGGAGCGCGCGGCGTTCCGCGCTGCCTGCTATCGGTACTGCGGCGCTTACCCTGTTACCAGATGCGAGTTTATCCTGTTATAAGCGCCACCATGGACGGATCGATCGCGACGAGGCGGCACGCGCTGGGGGATTTCGTACGGGCCCATCGCGCGCGGCTGCAACCGCTTTCCTTCGGGCTCGATCCCGGCCGGCGGCGGCGCACGCCGGGCCTTCGCCGGGAGGAGCTGGCGCAGCTCGCCGGCGTCAGCGCCACGTGGCTCGCCTGGATCGAACAGGGGCGCGACGTCTCGATCTCCGCCCCGGCGCTGGCGCGGCTCGCGCGCGCCATGCGGCTGACCGTGGCCGAGCGGGCCTATCTCTTCGGTCTCGGCGGCCGCGCCGATCCCGAGGAACAGCCGGGCGAGGGCGGCGAACTCGCCGAGGGGCTGGCGGCGATCGTCGGTGCCATCGCCTTCCCCGCCTATCTCATCGACCGCACATGGACGGCGCGCGCCTTCAACGCCGCCGCCGCACGGCTCTTCGCCGGCTGGCTCGACGGCACCGAGCGCAACCTGCTGCGCTTCATCTTCCTCGATCCGGCGGCCCGGCGGCTGATCCGCGATTTCGAGACGCGCGCGCGGCGCGTCGCGGCCGAATTCCGCGCCGATTATCGCCGTCATCTGGCTGCGCCGGAAATGAAGGCGCTCGTGGCCGACCTCGCCGCGCAAAGCCCGCTCTTCGCCGAGGCCTGGGACGAGCAGGCGGTGGTCGACCGGGAAGGCGGGCTGCGCCTCTTCGACCATCCGGTCCGGGGCCATCTCGCCTTTCGCCAGACGACCCTCCAGCCGGCGCTGCACCCCGAACTGAAGCTCGTGGTGCTGGAGCCGCTCGGCTCCGAGGCTCAGGCGGTGCCGTAGCGGCGCGCCGCCTCGATGGTGAGCCCCATGCCGACCGATCCGAAAGTGTCGCCGTCGACGGGACGCGCCTCCGGCAGGGCGGCGAGGATCGCCTTGCGGACATGGGCGAGCCGCGTCGAGCCGCCGGTGAGGAAGACGGCATCGACGGCTTCCGGCTTCAGCCCGGCCATCGCCAGGCAGATCCCGACGCGGCGGGCGATGCCGTCGGCGAGGTTCGCCGTCTCGGCGACCAGCGTATCGCGGGTCATCCGCGCCGCCAGCGAGCTCTCGATCCAGTCGAGCGGGATATCGGCGGTCGCGACATCGGAGAGGACGATCTTCGCCGCCTCGACCTCGATGGCAAGGCGGTGGCCGCCGCGTTCGGCGATCACATGCTGCAGCCGCTCGATGAGTTCGGGATGGCGTGCCTCGCGGCGCACTTCCTGCAACGACTTCGTCACGCCGCGCTCATAGAGCCGGTTGATCGTCGACCAGGTCGCGAGGTCGTGGAAATAGCCGGAGGGGACGGGCAATCCCTCGCGCTTCATGGCGCTGCGATAGCCGAGCAGCGGCATCACCGTGCCGAGGCTGAGCTGGCGGTCGAAGTCCGTGCCGCCGATCCGGACGCCGTCATTGGCGAGGATGTCGTCGCCGCGATCCGCCCTGCCGCGCCGCTCCGGGCCGATGCGGACGATCGAGAAGTCCGAGGTGCCGCCGCCGATATCGGCGATGAGCGCGATCTCCTCGCCGTTCACCTGCCGCTCATAGTCGAGCGCCGCGGCGATCGGCTCGTACTGGAACGAGACCTCGCCGAAGCCGACTTCGCGGGCGATGGCGCCGAGCACCTCCTCCGCCTTGCGGTCTCCGGCCGCGTCGTCGTCGACGAAATGCACCGGCCGCCCATGCACGACCGCATCCAGCGAGCGGTCGGCCACGGCCTCCGCCCGCCGCTTCATGACGGCGACGAAATGGGCGATGACCGAGCGGAAGCCGACGCGGCTCCGGCCGACCTGCGTCGTCTCGTCGATCAGCGGATTGCCGAGCACGGATTTGAGGCTGCGCATCAGCCGTCC
Encoded here:
- a CDS encoding MmyB family transcriptional regulator, producing MDGSIATRRHALGDFVRAHRARLQPLSFGLDPGRRRRTPGLRREELAQLAGVSATWLAWIEQGRDVSISAPALARLARAMRLTVAERAYLFGLGGRADPEEQPGEGGELAEGLAAIVGAIAFPAYLIDRTWTARAFNAAAARLFAGWLDGTERNLLRFIFLDPAARRLIRDFETRARRVAAEFRADYRRHLAAPEMKALVADLAAQSPLFAEAWDEQAVVDREGGLRLFDHPVRGHLAFRQTTLQPALHPELKLVVLEPLGSEAQAVP
- the clcA gene encoding H(+)/Cl(-) exchange transporter ClcA, with product MRGDTAMRDVQGGGSEASGEPAGGKGSLFAIGILAPLAGALAGALGAGFRYALDRAETLRGDVVSAAQGFPIVGFLAVVVLAAASAGIAAWLVRRFAREASGSGIPHVEAVLAGEAKQATFRLIPVKFVGGTLAIGGGLALGREGPSVQMGATLAHLVGKWFRCDWDDCRMLLAAGAGAGLATAFNAPIAGAIFVLEELVRRFETRIAIAALGASATAIAVARAILGDSLDFTVAPIAAPGIAGLPAYVLFGAVAGLVAIAYNRSILGAMDVFERITVLPATFKAMLVGAAVGAIAFVVPSLVGGGDPLTEQALAGNGTLQLLALYFAIRFVLGAVSYAAGTPGGLFAPILVLGAEMGLGFGLLASRLLPALGLDPRGFALVGMSAFFAGVVRAPLTGLVLAVEMTANTALLVPMLAATFAAMLVPTLAGDPPIYDTLRERAARKSG
- a CDS encoding Hsp70 family protein, producing the protein MTACGLDFGTSNSTLGLAAAEPALVALEGDSVTLPSAIFYSKEAAPRVGRAAIRAYVDGEDGRLMRSLKSVLGNPLIDETTQVGRSRVGFRSVIAHFVAVMKRRAEAVADRSLDAVVHGRPVHFVDDDAAGDRKAEEVLGAIAREVGFGEVSFQYEPIAAALDYERQVNGEEIALIADIGGGTSDFSIVRIGPERRGRADRGDDILANDGVRIGGTDFDRQLSLGTVMPLLGYRSAMKREGLPVPSGYFHDLATWSTINRLYERGVTKSLQEVRREARHPELIERLQHVIAERGGHRLAIEVEAAKIVLSDVATADIPLDWIESSLAARMTRDTLVAETANLADGIARRVGICLAMAGLKPEAVDAVFLTGGSTRLAHVRKAILAALPEARPVDGDTFGSVGMGLTIEAARRYGTA
- the polA gene encoding DNA polymerase I, encoding MSETPTPPSAGTLQRPVAAGDHVFLVDGSSYIFRAYHALPPLTRKSDGLPVGAVSGFCNMLWKLLKEANEVGVRPTHLAVVLDHSATTFRNAIYPLYKAQRPDPPEDLRPQFSLIRHAVQAFNVACVEQEGFEADDLIATYADQAVAAGADVTIVSSDKDLMQLIRPGVVMLDTMKGKTIGRDEVIEKFGVPPEKVVDVQSLAGDSIDNVPGVPGIGIKTAAQLIETYGDLESLLAAAGEIKQPKRREALIANAEQARISMRLVTLDTAVPLTVPIDQLVVRAVDGARLIRFLKAMEFSTLTGRVAAATGVEQSKVDPDFALAAASARTGEAEAGSSPGGEPLPEGSLAAASVALAETVAGLTPSALAAARADAARASPVDRSTYETVTSLEQLVGWVRRASERGVVAVDTETTSLDPMQAELVGVSLAVGPGEACYIPLAHRGAGDGLFNEGILEGQIPLRAALDALKPMLEDRAVLKVAQNLKYDWLILARYGIEIAPYDDTMLISYVLDAGRGPHGMDPLSEKWLGHTPITFDDVTGKGKARITFDRVAIDRATAYAAEDADVTLRLWQVLKPRLAAEGMANVYETLERPMIPVLSAMERRGISIDRGMLSRLSGDFAQAAAGLEDEIHKLAGQPFNIGSPKQLGDILFGVMGLPGATKTATGAWATGASILEELAEQGYELPQRILEWRQLTKLRSTYTDALPSYQHPETDRVHTSYALAATTTGRLSSSEPNLQNIPVRTEAGRKIRRAFVAAPGTKLVSADYSQIELRLLAEIADIPALRQAFRDGLDIHALTASEMFGVPVEGMPSEVRRRAKAINFGIIYGISAFGLANQLGIGREEAGAYIKRYFERFPGIRAYMDETRRFCREHGFVTTLFGRRCHYPEINSKNPSVRAFNERASINARLQGTAADIIRRAMIRVAPALEAARLNARMLLQVHDELIFEVPEDEVDATVPLVTQIMEKAPEPAVALHVPLKVDARAADNWDEAH
- a CDS encoding tyrosine recombinase XerC, encoding MPDAPPLVFAAPDTLERIDAWEEHLRGERRLSGKTLEAYGRDLRQFLSFVTLHIGNPPGIADLADLRMADIRGFMASRRREGAGARTLARGLAGIRSFIAFLERDGLANGAAFRAMRTPRQPKTLPKPLTADQAVRVTEADEQLDETPWVAARNAAVLALCYGSGLRISEALGIRRADAPLAGEGVLRVTGKGGKTRLVPVLPVVAEAIATYLRLSPFAPKADGPLFLGVRGGPLSPRIIQLAMARMRGALGLPDSATPHALRHSFATHLLAGGGDLRAIQELLGHASLSTTQIYTGVDTERLLAVFEETHPRARR
- a CDS encoding CPBP family glutamic-type intramembrane protease; this encodes MADSTSPKPPATPPFAAALPLAALFGGLFLVWCLSVVWMRTLPPGDQWARQLWPILLWIGAIALYIVWQRPPQPARWLGLLPIDPPRVAITLAAFVGVFAWHAIRIQVGRPASGLLYELPPEIHIWIVAGVVVNALLFHGVLQTRLTELAGSRLAIGVTGIAVTLFRVPSFFIGGGFGVEPGMLVIIFFIALIAAILRDRSRSLWPAMALAAGNAFGTLL
- a CDS encoding DUF992 domain-containing protein codes for the protein MNAKTLALAALVAGLPLATPAFAQQAAVGKLECDVSSGVGFFVVEKQTMKCVFTPQNGGPLDYYTGKIAEYGVALGEVKKGVLIWGVITATNTVPSAGTLAGTFAGAGADVAFVKGLGANVLVGGGDSSIALQPVSVEGETGFNLAAGVTTVTLEVAPAPAQ
- a CDS encoding class I SAM-dependent methyltransferase, which gives rise to MTEKTQAAVPPARQAASQSTSQAELAARQFGSQADAYVASRVHAEGGDIAELAALVQPGARVLDLGCGGGHVSYAAAASAGAVTAYDLSGDMLAAVRREAAARGLANIETAQGPAERLPFADESFDVVLCRFTAHHWQDVRAGLREARRVLKKGGVAGFADVVAPEQPVFDTFLQTFEMLRDPSHVRDYSSAEWVSFAAEAGFSTTALTRRRLPLDYAAWIARMRTPPVLADAIRALQAAVSDDVRRYFEVADDGSFVIDTAVFTLRPL